The DNA window AATATCTCGACTACTCAAAGTTTCTTGACAATTGTTGTCAATAATGATGGCTGCAAATTGAGATTTTTTTGTTAAACTATATTGATGTTCATTAGGTTTTTGTTTCCTGATGATGAGCCTACAGTTAGATATGTCTTGACATTTGCCAATTGTCGAAACACGTGCACAAATGGATTGTGTTGATCAAGAATATTTTGTATATTAAGCAGCAATTCTTGTCCTTAGTTCTGGATTTTCATGAAGTCTAATGTCTATATCATGATGTGTGTCGACAATCCACATTGCATGTACCTTGGCCTACAATTCTCAGTTGGTAGAAGACTTCCAATCGAGTGATACATTGATCTCTGGTCACGAAATGTGTAGATTCCATGTGTACCGTTTGCTAAGACTCGTCTATGTTGACTCTCATTGATGTAAAAGAGAAAACATGATTGTTTGCCCTTATGAACTGCCGAAAATGTCCGCCTTCCTCTTTATCTGCAGCATACAACTCTTGCAATTCAATTGGAGAAGGGATATGATCCAAATTTGTATTTCCATTTCTACACAGAATTGTGATGTTTCACCATGAAATAGTAGAGCTTGGCAATGTATATAAATTCTTGGGTCACACAATTGCCATCGATAATTTATATCATTTTCACCGAAATGTCTTGTTATGTTACGAtatggacgtggacgtggatatCGTTGTATGTTAGTAATGACATTGTTTTCATTGAAGTTAATTcctgtaaaattttaaaaattaatcttcagattaaacaatttaaaaaaatttattgctGGAAGAGTGAACAAATACATTATATAGTGGAATTTTATTATTCTAACCTATTTGTAaactttgtttttaaaaataacctattttcaaaatatttgacgATATATATTGTATATTGCAAAAATTTCAAATACATTTTTTCTCTCCTATATCTTAATTGAAATTGTGAAATGCATATAATCGCTAATGAAAAAGTCATATATTTCATATTTTACGGTAAAAAAAATATaccataatttaaaataatatttttcttatttataTGACTTTTTGAAAAtgagaataattattttaaataaattaaattttttgtacGAAACTATGAAAATAAGACATTAAAAAATATACAATTAgttcaaattatattttccatgtttaaaatatatttcatttaggatGATTCTTAGTTAATTTTAAATCAACTTCTgaaacttttaaataattaaatatttgtgcataaaactttgaaaattaaaacaaaaaataaaaatcaatcaCCTGATTGTCAGTTAATATTAAATGTAAACTTGAACGGGAAATTGATGGCAGAAGCAATGAAaagtttttttaacaaaaaaaatacaCGTGTGTGTCACAAATAGAAAAATTGTTTGCCAATTAATACTAATTAATCCAACATattttgatacaattatttatttttatttaaacccATTGATAATGTATAAAGGTGCGAAACATATATATTGGCAGCAACTATTTATTTGGATATAGTAGAATACCTTGATGAACAGAATTTGGCAATGGTAGATGTGTGCTAGTACTTCCACGCTCGAAATTTAATGTCAAAGTATGTAAAGATATTAGCTCTGAGCGACATGTTTGTCGCACTGTAGTCACATCAACAACTGTCATACACAATAGATATGGAGGTTTTTTTAACTTAGTAGTAGTATTTGAGAATGAGAACTATTTAGGATATTTTGTACGATACATCAAATTAAATATATGATTGTTTTTCCAAGTAATGTTTAACATTACATCGTGGATATAATTCTAAATATTATAGAAGATACTTACGATTTTCACCGATTTTATGAGTTGATTCTTGAATCATTGTAGTTGGTCCAACAAAATCACTATTACCAGGATTAGACTCATCTGGAATTGATGATCTCTCATCTTGTCTCCTTCGATAATTTGCACGACGGCGAACCAATTCCATGTTCCTAGCATCCTCGTTCATTTATCGTCGTCTGGTACTGCAGGGCCAACCTCTAATTTATTTGTTGATCTGTTGAACAATATATGCATATTGTAAGTGTGTGTGCATCTAGCACACAATAAAAGTATGACTTATAGAACATATGAATATTTTTTGAACTACGTATTATACAATGCTGGTTTGAAGTAGAAATGGAAGAAGTAAAATTCATTCTTCTAATTTGGTAATTTAATCGACGTCGAGCAAGGTAAGATTGTCGTTATTGTT is part of the Primulina eburnea isolate SZY01 chromosome 1, ASM2296580v1, whole genome shotgun sequence genome and encodes:
- the LOC140827305 gene encoding uncharacterized protein, which translates into the protein MNEDARNMELVRRRANYRRRQDERSSIPDESNPGNSDFVGPTTMIQESTHKIGENLVDVTTVRQTCRSELISLHTLTLNFERGSTSTHLPLPNSVHQDKEEGGHFRQFIRANNHVFSFTSMRVNIDES